The following proteins are encoded in a genomic region of Diabrotica virgifera virgifera chromosome 1, PGI_DIABVI_V3a:
- the LOC114335995 gene encoding ceramide-1-phosphate transfer protein: MAQNSEQFDIKIVKDNFEASLLDDDDVRLQEYLDSYDELNKFFTLMGRMFGFVSKDLQAKIDILRKFIEESQENFISAKCMIIYEKDNDLLNKKKYVSGSRTLLRLHRGLDFIRLFLEKLKDIKNEEGTSTICRAAYDQTLSKHHPYLIRSGAQVAIYTLPTKEVLLQRVCGDEKVILEAMELLPHTLEITSLVYDRLENMYTEHKLHDLP, encoded by the exons atgGCTCAAAATAGTGAACAATTTGATATTAAAATAGTCAAAGATAATTTTGAAGCATCTTTACTAGATGACGACGATGTTCGCTTACAGGAATATTTAGATAGTTATGATGAACTTAACAA ATTTTTTACCTTAATGGGGAGGATGTTTGGATTTGTTAGTAAAGATTTACAAgcaaaaattgatattttgaGAAAGTTCATTGAAGAATCCCAAGAGAATTTCATCAGTGCGAAATGCATGATAATTTATGAAAAGGACAATGACttactaaacaaaaaaaaatacgtttcTGGGTCCAGGACATTACTTAGGTTACACCGAGGTCTGG ATTTTATCAGACTATTCCTGGAAAAGCTTAAGGACATCAAAAATGAAGAAGGCACCTCAACTATATGTAGAGCAGCATATGATCAAACGTTATCGAAACATCATCCTTACCTGATCAGGTCTGGGGCACAAGTAGCAATTTATACACTGCCTACCAAAGAAGTATTACTACAAAGA GTATGTGGAGATGAAAAAGTTATACTGGAAGCAATGGAATTACTACCACACACTTTAGAAATCACTTCTCTTGTATACGATAGGTTGGAAAACATGTACACAGAACATAAACTTCACGATCTTCCTTAA